CTTCCGGGCCTTATCACGCTGAAGTCGAAATCATCTTCCTTGAGGACGTTTTCGGGATCGAACCTCCCGGACATCTTCCTGTTGAGATCTTCGATCGACCCCCTCGACTTCTCCCGCCCGAGGACCTCGAAGAGATATTTGTGCCCGCAGATTTCCATATCCGGAAAGCTTTTTAGTAAATGAGGAGTCCCGCCGATGTGGTCGAAGTGGGAGTGGGTATAAAGGAGATAATCGGGGCCTTTCCCTATGCCTGTGATGTTTTCGATATCCTCAACGTATCTCGGGGCCATGTAGGTCATGCCGGCGTCTATCAGCGCCGTCTTTTCGGAGCCGACTACGAGATATGCCGGCAGGACCAGATTCCCGAGCATGAAGAGGTCTCTCAAATCCGGTCTCAACAGATATTTTTTTAAGGCTTCAGACATTTTTTTTGAATACAGCGATCGAAGTAACGATAAATTGTAATATTATCATATCGATACATTTAGTCAAAGGGAATAATTGTTCTGAAAAAGTAAATTCGAGATTTATTCCTTTGACTTGAATATAAAGGAGATATCTGCTATAAGAGACGGAAGTGATTGAATGGATCGGTCGTTTAGGCAATCTTTTTGAGGAGTAGTGAAAATTAAAAGACTCTTGATCGTCATGGGGACGAGGCCCGAGGTCATAAAGCTCGCTCCCGTGATCAGGGAGGCAAAGGAGGGGGCGGCGGGATCGATTGAGGCCGGAGTCCTCGTGACCGCGCAGCACAGGGATATATTAGACCACACGCTTGCCGTCTTCGGCATCGCCCCCGACTACGACCTTAACCTTATGACCGAAGGCCAGTCCATATCTGCCGTTTGCGCCGGGGTCCTGAACGGCATGGAGCCGATCCTCGATAAAGAGGGGCCGGACGCCGTTGTCGTCCAGGGGGACACGACGACGACCTTCGCCGCCGCCCTTGCTGCCTGCTACAAGGGGGTCAAGGTCGCCCACGTGGAGGCTGGGTTGAGATCGTGGGACAGGCTCAACCCGTACCCGGAGGAGGTAAACCGCTCCCTCATCTCGAGGATATCAGACTTCAACTTCTGCCCGACGGAGAGGGCGAGGGAGAACCTCCTAAAAGAGAACGTCGACCAAAAGACGATCTTTGTTACCGGGAACACGGTGGTTGACGCCCTCAACGAGGCCCTAAAGATACCGAGAGAGCTCGATTCGGGCATCCTCGGCGGTTTCGATCCAAAAGCGGACAACATTGTCCTTTTGACGATGCACCGAAGGGAGAGCTTCGGCTCCCCGATGGAGA
The genomic region above belongs to Candidatus Zymogenus saltonus and contains:
- the wecB gene encoding UDP-N-acetylglucosamine 2-epimerase (non-hydrolyzing); translation: MKRLLIVMGTRPEVIKLAPVIREAKEGAAGSIEAGVLVTAQHRDILDHTLAVFGIAPDYDLNLMTEGQSISAVCAGVLNGMEPILDKEGPDAVVVQGDTTTTFAAALAACYKGVKVAHVEAGLRSWDRLNPYPEEVNRSLISRISDFNFCPTERARENLLKENVDQKTIFVTGNTVVDALNEALKIPRELDSGILGGFDPKADNIVLLTMHRRESFGSPMERVFRSLRELVEGNRNIRIVFPVHPNPSVRRMAVAILKGVDGIRLIDPLPYLDFVNLMKLSKVIISDSGGVCEEAPSLGKPVLLIREVTERPEALEAGTAVLVGTDPKKIIASVVRLVEDEAEYGKFQNIKNPFGDGRAAERIVKILMDRL